In one window of Desulforhabdus amnigena DNA:
- the rplT gene encoding 50S ribosomal protein L20 — translation MPRVKKAVKSRQRRKQILDMAKGYRGGRGTLLRSASETVDRALKFAYRDRKARKRSFRSLWIMRINAAARLHGLSYSKFMNGLSRANVSLDRKALANLAVSDPDAFAKLAQLAKEAA, via the coding sequence ATGCCGAGAGTAAAAAAAGCTGTCAAATCCCGCCAGCGTCGCAAGCAAATCCTGGACATGGCGAAAGGCTATAGAGGGGGACGCGGTACTCTGTTGCGTTCTGCGTCTGAAACGGTTGATCGCGCCCTGAAGTTCGCCTACCGGGACCGCAAGGCTCGCAAGCGTTCTTTCAGGAGCCTTTGGATCATGCGCATCAACGCCGCAGCCAGGCTGCATGGCCTCAGCTATTCCAAATTTATGAACGGCCTTTCCAGGGCCAACGTCTCCCTGGACCGTAAGGCCTTGGCCAATCTTGCCGTTTCAGATCCCGATGCTTTCGCCAAACTGGCCCAACTCGCAAAAGAAGCCGCATAA
- a CDS encoding cyclic nucleotide-binding domain-containing protein: MDKFFHYNDDEDDSSLSLRPEEIKIYRQGEAILQEGESSSLFFVIMDGQVEIRVGAREIRILEPQDVFGLESYSLKKPSPYSAIAMKESRVASYNREALDHFIRETPRMAQSILASVLRQLDQTSQNMVESPNPFLLRDNRIIFVSDGDTIIDEDSTGKAFYRLISTQKGLQVSTGGKVTAIIDTPGEFIGESAALLAIPHEATITSMGETVLEAYTVDNLDVIIRDYPEVALRMMQTLRSRWMQWRAEPTPQYREIHDRTVTENGQ, from the coding sequence ATGGATAAGTTTTTTCACTACAATGACGATGAAGATGATTCTTCCCTGTCTCTTCGGCCGGAAGAGATAAAGATCTACCGGCAAGGGGAGGCAATCCTGCAGGAAGGTGAAAGCTCTTCCCTCTTTTTTGTGATCATGGACGGTCAGGTGGAGATCAGAGTCGGTGCCAGAGAAATCAGGATACTGGAACCCCAGGACGTTTTCGGATTGGAGTCGTATTCCCTCAAAAAACCGTCCCCCTATTCGGCCATAGCCATGAAAGAATCCAGGGTTGCATCCTATAATAGAGAAGCACTGGACCATTTCATAAGGGAAACGCCACGCATGGCGCAGAGCATTCTGGCTTCGGTGCTGCGTCAATTGGACCAGACATCGCAGAATATGGTTGAAAGTCCTAACCCTTTTCTTTTGCGGGACAACCGAATCATTTTTGTTTCCGATGGAGATACCATTATCGATGAAGACAGCACGGGAAAAGCCTTTTACAGGCTGATCTCCACCCAGAAAGGCCTGCAGGTGAGCACGGGGGGCAAGGTTACAGCCATCATCGACACCCCTGGAGAATTCATCGGAGAATCGGCCGCGCTCCTCGCCATTCCCCACGAAGCAACAATAACGAGTATGGGGGAAACCGTTCTGGAGGCCTACACGGTGGACAATCTGGATGTGATCATCAGGGATTACCCCGAAGTTGCCCTTCGAATGATGCAAACACTCCGTTCCCGATGGATGCAATGGAGAGCGGAACCGACACCTCAGTATAGGGAGATCCATGACAGAACCGTTACTGAAAACGGCCAGTGA
- the infC gene encoding translation initiation factor IF-3: protein MPRSHEGSRGFEYHLAFNGIEIISIRKEDFVLEKQANVNERIRSPEVRVIGHDGQQLGVLPIKKALELAFQDELDLVEVAPNADPPVCKIMDYGKFKYQQSKRTQEAKKKQTVIQVKEVKIRPKTDTHDLEVKIRHIKRFLGQKDKAKVAIVFRGREIAYTEQGTKILERVIEELKDEAIVEQAPKMEGRNMVMILAPKA from the coding sequence ATGCCGCGGTCTCACGAAGGGTCGCGTGGGTTTGAGTATCATTTAGCATTCAACGGCATAGAGATCATATCTATCAGAAAGGAGGATTTTGTCCTGGAGAAACAAGCCAACGTCAACGAAAGAATTCGATCTCCGGAAGTCCGTGTCATCGGTCATGATGGGCAACAGTTGGGAGTCCTGCCCATAAAGAAGGCCTTGGAGCTGGCCTTTCAGGATGAGCTTGATCTGGTGGAAGTAGCCCCGAATGCGGATCCCCCTGTTTGCAAGATCATGGACTACGGCAAGTTCAAGTATCAACAAAGCAAACGGACGCAAGAGGCCAAGAAGAAGCAGACCGTCATTCAGGTAAAAGAGGTCAAGATTCGTCCCAAGACGGACACTCATGATCTGGAAGTCAAGATCCGCCATATCAAACGTTTTCTGGGCCAAAAAGACAAGGCCAAGGTTGCCATCGTTTTTCGTGGACGGGAAATTGCTTACACCGAACAGGGGACAAAAATCCTGGAGCGTGTCATTGAAGAGCTCAAAGACGAGGCGATCGTGGAACAGGCGCCCAAGATGGAAGGGCGCAATATGGTAATGATATTGGCCCCCAAGGCGTAA
- the pheS gene encoding phenylalanine--tRNA ligase subunit alpha, which translates to MEDAVRKLLDAASREIAALGDDLKSLEQVRVRYLGRKGELAQLFKQLGKVSEKDRPLAGKILNEAKVSLEGWLNDALDRAREGETDRKERFDVTIPGRRPLRGRLHPITQTAQEISRIFNWLGFETVEGPEIELDYYNFEALNIPKDHPARDMQDTFYISDDVVLRTHTSPLQVRTMEKRRPPIRVIAPGRTYRCDSDVTHTPMFHQVEGLLVGDDISFGDLKGILTIFVHQMFGPNVGLRFRPSFFPFTEPSAEVDIQCVMCGGKGCRVCSQTGWLEILGSGMVDPEVFKMVGYDPEEITGFAFGMGIERIAMLKFGIDDLRLFYENDLRFLKQF; encoded by the coding sequence ATGGAAGACGCTGTTCGAAAACTCCTGGATGCGGCATCACGAGAGATAGCCGCTTTGGGGGATGACCTCAAGTCGCTGGAACAAGTCCGGGTACGCTATTTGGGTCGAAAAGGGGAATTGGCCCAGTTGTTCAAGCAACTGGGCAAGGTTTCCGAAAAAGACCGCCCCCTGGCTGGAAAAATACTCAATGAAGCCAAGGTTTCTCTGGAAGGGTGGCTCAACGATGCTCTTGATCGTGCGAGGGAAGGGGAGACTGACCGTAAAGAACGGTTTGATGTGACCATCCCGGGCAGGAGGCCCCTTCGAGGCCGCCTGCACCCCATTACTCAAACGGCTCAGGAGATCTCGCGCATCTTCAACTGGTTGGGTTTCGAGACGGTGGAAGGCCCCGAGATCGAGCTGGATTATTATAATTTCGAAGCTCTCAATATCCCCAAAGATCACCCGGCTCGGGACATGCAAGATACTTTCTACATTTCCGATGACGTGGTCCTGAGAACGCATACTTCTCCCCTTCAGGTCAGGACCATGGAAAAACGCCGCCCGCCTATTCGCGTCATTGCACCCGGCAGGACCTACCGCTGCGATTCCGACGTTACCCATACACCCATGTTCCACCAGGTGGAAGGTCTGCTGGTGGGGGATGACATCTCCTTTGGGGACCTCAAAGGGATACTTACCATCTTCGTGCACCAGATGTTTGGCCCTAATGTAGGCCTCAGGTTTCGCCCCAGTTTCTTCCCCTTCACTGAGCCGAGTGCTGAAGTGGACATCCAGTGCGTGATGTGTGGGGGGAAGGGGTGCAGGGTTTGTTCGCAGACGGGCTGGTTGGAGATTCTCGGGTCGGGAATGGTGGATCCGGAAGTTTTCAAGATGGTGGGTTACGATCCGGAAGAAATCACCGGTTTCGCTTTCGGTATGGGGATCGAGCGCATTGCCATGCTGAAATTCGGGATCGATGATCTGC
- the ade gene encoding adenine deaminase, with protein sequence MKWESSRLSRFIEAARGQIPADLCLRGCRIVNVLMGKVETADLAVYDGFIAGWGRYEAMETIDADGMFVCPGFIDGHIHIESTLLSPGRFCASVVPWGTSAVVADPHEIANVLGIEGIRYFLGATEAIPLDVYFNLPSCVPASPLETSGAHLRASDLHSLLPHSRILGLAEMMNFPGVLQAFPDVLDKLLLFQERCMDGHAPQLSGMDLNAYIGTGITSDHECTTLEEAREKLSKGMALMLREGSQSKDLANLLAAVDDYTWPRCLLVSDDRHPDDLLREGHMNFIVNRAMALGLEPVRALTLATWTPARHFGLSRRGAIAPGYLADFSLSPTLNPWVPQRVFKKGREVAREGKLLIAPETFPSPAAPPSPMNLSAPSLDALSVPVEAGLLRVIGVQEGTLLTRKILFPPKVENGQAVADLDRDILKLVVFNRYRPGAPPSIGFVQGIGLRKGAMATTVAHDSHNLIVVGTNDTDIAHVVDAVRKAGGGMAIGSAGDTTELLPLPIAGLMSDAPVEKVVEHLETLKARARSWGSPLHNPFMALSFLALPVIPELKLTDLGLVDVSAFDFVPLFQSK encoded by the coding sequence ATGAAGTGGGAAAGCTCTCGCCTGAGCCGGTTCATTGAAGCAGCCCGGGGTCAAATCCCTGCGGATCTTTGTCTACGCGGATGCCGCATCGTGAATGTCCTCATGGGAAAGGTGGAAACCGCCGATCTGGCAGTTTATGATGGATTCATAGCGGGATGGGGCCGGTATGAGGCAATGGAAACGATCGATGCAGACGGTATGTTTGTGTGTCCCGGGTTCATTGACGGCCATATCCATATCGAAAGCACGCTTCTGAGCCCCGGCCGGTTTTGCGCCTCCGTGGTCCCGTGGGGCACGAGCGCAGTCGTTGCGGACCCTCATGAAATCGCCAACGTCCTGGGGATCGAGGGAATCCGATATTTCCTCGGCGCCACCGAAGCCATTCCGCTGGATGTCTATTTCAATCTTCCGAGCTGTGTGCCCGCATCCCCCCTGGAGACATCGGGAGCACACCTCAGGGCTTCGGACCTCCACTCTCTTCTGCCCCATTCAAGGATCCTCGGTCTTGCGGAAATGATGAACTTCCCCGGCGTCCTGCAAGCTTTTCCAGACGTGTTGGACAAGCTTCTGCTCTTTCAGGAGCGATGCATGGATGGCCACGCTCCGCAGTTGAGCGGCATGGATCTGAACGCCTACATCGGAACGGGAATCACTTCCGACCACGAATGCACCACCCTTGAAGAAGCCCGTGAGAAGCTTTCCAAGGGAATGGCCCTCATGCTTCGGGAAGGAAGTCAATCCAAGGACCTGGCAAATCTTCTTGCCGCCGTCGATGATTACACCTGGCCCCGGTGTCTGCTGGTGAGCGATGATCGCCATCCCGACGATCTCCTTCGGGAAGGACACATGAATTTCATCGTAAACCGGGCCATGGCCCTCGGCCTGGAACCCGTCCGCGCTCTGACTCTGGCCACGTGGACGCCCGCCAGGCACTTCGGCCTCTCCCGCCGGGGAGCCATCGCTCCTGGATATCTGGCGGATTTCAGCCTGAGTCCCACTCTCAATCCATGGGTTCCTCAGCGCGTTTTCAAGAAAGGCAGGGAAGTTGCCCGGGAGGGAAAACTCCTCATTGCACCAGAGACATTTCCCTCCCCCGCGGCGCCTCCCAGCCCCATGAATCTTTCCGCTCCATCCCTCGATGCCTTGAGTGTTCCAGTCGAAGCCGGCCTTCTCCGCGTGATCGGTGTTCAGGAAGGAACACTCCTCACTCGAAAAATTCTCTTTCCCCCCAAAGTCGAAAATGGACAGGCCGTTGCGGACCTGGACCGTGATATCCTGAAACTGGTGGTCTTCAACCGCTACCGTCCGGGCGCTCCACCTTCCATCGGGTTCGTTCAGGGGATCGGACTTAGAAAAGGAGCCATGGCCACCACTGTGGCTCACGACTCGCACAATCTCATTGTAGTGGGAACCAACGACACAGATATCGCACATGTGGTCGATGCTGTGCGGAAGGCAGGTGGAGGCATGGCCATCGGTTCGGCAGGCGATACCACGGAATTGCTTCCTTTGCCCATTGCCGGACTCATGTCCGATGCGCCTGTTGAAAAAGTGGTGGAACATCTTGAAACCCTGAAGGCGAGAGCCCGCTCCTGGGGATCTCCTCTTCATAACCCGTTCATGGCTCTTTCGTTTCTCGCCCTTCCCGTCATCCCTGAGCTGAAGCTGACAGATTTGGGGCTGGTGGATGTTTCCGCTTTTGATTTTGTTCCTCTTTTCCAGTCAAAATAA
- a CDS encoding CDP-alcohol phosphatidyltransferase family protein, with protein sequence MTIPNILTLGRILLTPLLIWLLLDGNLKQALFVFFIAGMTDGLDGLIARLFHQKSKLGAYLDPLADKLLLVSSFILLGHLGLVPDWLVIVTVSRDIMIVLGLMTLIFHEVSVEIRPSFFSKITTLMQLVTILAVMGSPYASLPEWGYSILFFATAFFSVGSGIHYILIGISLLETRRSNNEE encoded by the coding sequence ATGACAATCCCTAACATTCTAACTCTCGGCCGCATTCTCCTCACCCCCCTGCTCATCTGGCTTCTCCTCGACGGCAATCTGAAACAAGCGCTGTTCGTGTTCTTTATTGCCGGAATGACGGATGGTCTCGATGGTTTGATTGCGCGCCTTTTTCACCAGAAGTCAAAATTGGGAGCCTATCTGGACCCTCTGGCCGATAAGCTTCTGCTCGTGAGTTCTTTTATTCTGCTCGGGCACTTGGGGCTGGTGCCCGATTGGCTCGTGATCGTCACGGTGAGCCGGGACATCATGATTGTATTGGGCTTGATGACTCTCATCTTCCATGAGGTCAGTGTGGAGATCAGGCCTTCTTTTTTTAGTAAAATCACTACGCTGATGCAACTCGTTACGATTTTGGCGGTCATGGGTTCCCCTTACGCCTCACTTCCGGAATGGGGATATTCGATCCTGTTTTTTGCGACGGCCTTTTTTTCGGTGGGGAGCGGCATACACTATATTCTCATAGGGATATCCCTCCTGGAAACCCGCCGTTCCAATAATGAAGAATAA
- a CDS encoding bifunctional nuclease family protein, translated as MFKEMKVSGLVMDPKTNTPILVLKDPRNETSLPIWIGLLEATAIATELEKIQFPRPMTHDLIKNCFDLLDVKVERIEVCDLRDNTYYALIYLRDKDQVSSIDARPSDAIAIALRTNAPIFVEEEVLYKSQKTEDSTQPLFDRENKEKWADILEDLDPEDFSKYKM; from the coding sequence ATGTTTAAAGAGATGAAAGTTTCCGGCCTTGTTATGGACCCAAAGACCAACACGCCCATCCTGGTCCTGAAGGATCCTCGGAACGAAACCTCCCTTCCCATCTGGATCGGCCTTCTGGAAGCAACCGCCATTGCAACAGAGCTGGAGAAAATCCAGTTCCCGCGTCCCATGACACATGATCTGATCAAAAACTGTTTTGACCTGCTGGATGTCAAAGTCGAACGCATAGAAGTCTGTGACTTGAGGGACAACACTTACTACGCTCTCATCTACCTTCGGGACAAGGATCAGGTCAGTTCCATCGATGCGCGTCCAAGCGACGCCATTGCCATCGCCCTTCGGACCAATGCCCCCATTTTTGTCGAAGAGGAAGTTCTCTACAAATCCCAAAAAACCGAGGATTCCACTCAGCCTCTCTTCGACCGCGAAAATAAGGAGAAATGGGCAGACATTCTGGAAGATCTCGATCCGGAAGACTTCAGCAAATACAAGATGTAA
- the rpmI gene encoding 50S ribosomal protein L35 — protein MPKIKTNRAAAKRFKKTGTGKFLRGRANKSHILTKKAPKRMRYLRQTTTADAANSKALRRMLPYL, from the coding sequence ATGCCGAAGATTAAGACCAATCGCGCTGCTGCCAAGCGCTTCAAGAAAACGGGAACGGGCAAGTTCTTGCGTGGGCGAGCTAACAAAAGCCACATTCTCACCAAGAAAGCACCCAAGCGGATGCGTTATCTGCGCCAGACCACGACAGCCGATGCCGCCAACTCCAAGGCTCTCAGGCGCATGCTGCCCTATCTCTAG
- a CDS encoding ferritin family protein, whose protein sequence is MTSVSCSSVDDVVNFAINKEEKAMEFYQKCADRAKNPGIKKFFLEMVTEEKRHRDMLKDLDVLGISDVKLPQVEDLQIGDYLIDVEFYDDITYQEALTLAMKKEEKAHAFYSGWKNKCMHEKTSKLFELLAMEELKHKRTIETMYDEEILAWD, encoded by the coding sequence ATGACCAGCGTTTCGTGCAGTTCTGTTGATGATGTTGTCAACTTTGCCATCAATAAGGAAGAGAAGGCCATGGAGTTTTATCAGAAGTGCGCCGACCGCGCCAAAAATCCGGGCATCAAGAAATTCTTCCTGGAAATGGTGACTGAGGAAAAACGGCATAGGGACATGCTCAAGGATCTCGATGTTCTTGGAATTTCGGACGTGAAACTGCCCCAGGTGGAAGATCTGCAAATCGGCGATTACTTGATCGATGTCGAGTTCTATGACGACATCACCTATCAGGAGGCACTGACTCTTGCCATGAAAAAGGAAGAAAAGGCCCACGCTTTCTATTCAGGCTGGAAAAACAAGTGCATGCATGAAAAGACATCCAAACTGTTTGAACTTTTGGCCATGGAAGAACTGAAGCACAAACGCACCATCGAAACCATGTACGACGAGGAAATCCTCGCCTGGGATTGA
- the thrS gene encoding threonine--tRNA ligase produces MNSQEIQVTFSDGSRKAFPKGASAQEILKTGQRDDFVAARVDGELVDLSRPVEADALVEGVPADSEDGLEILRHSAAHIMAQAVKMLFPRARVAIGPAIESGFYYDFDVDRPFTQEDLEQIEAKMKEIISSRLELHRQEMSREEAIRFFEEQGEKYKVELLEGFADPKVSLYRQGEFVDLCRGPHIPNTGYLKAFKLLSVAGAYWRGDEHNAMLQRIYGTAFPNRDGLKRYLNFLAEAQKRDHRRLGKELDLFSFSEEVGAGMVIYHPKGALIRHILETFEKKEHLRRGYHLVVGPTLLKTDLWKRSGHFDNYRENMYFTEIDEQSYGIKPMNCLSHMLIYKSKIRSYRDLPLRYFELGTVHRHEKSGVLHGLLRVRQFTQDDAHILCMPEQLNREIQGIIEFVIEIMGIFGFEYEMEISTRPEKSIGTDEDWERATAALIGALEGKGIPYEVCRGEGAFYGPKIDVKLKDALDRRWQCATIQCDFTLPERFDLSYIGVDGNRHRPVMLHRVILGAIERFLGVLIEHYAGAFPVWLAPVQAVAVTVTDAQVEFAQKVCDELRSAGVRVDLDDRNEKLGYKIREAQMQKVPYMLVIGDREVAAGGICPRRRDGTQMELMSPRDFAALLEEECRGLTKGRVGLSII; encoded by the coding sequence ATGAATTCACAAGAAATCCAGGTGACATTTTCAGATGGAAGTCGAAAAGCTTTCCCCAAAGGTGCTTCCGCTCAGGAAATCCTGAAAACCGGGCAGAGGGATGATTTTGTGGCGGCCCGTGTCGATGGAGAACTGGTCGATCTCTCGCGACCGGTGGAAGCGGACGCTCTGGTCGAGGGGGTTCCGGCGGATTCCGAGGATGGGCTTGAGATCCTCAGACACAGCGCGGCTCATATCATGGCCCAGGCTGTAAAGATGCTCTTTCCCCGTGCCAGGGTCGCTATCGGTCCTGCCATTGAAAGCGGTTTCTATTACGACTTCGATGTGGATCGTCCTTTTACCCAGGAAGATCTCGAACAGATTGAAGCCAAGATGAAGGAAATCATTTCCTCCCGCCTGGAATTGCACCGGCAGGAAATGTCCCGGGAAGAGGCCATTCGATTTTTTGAAGAGCAGGGGGAAAAGTACAAAGTCGAGCTGCTCGAGGGCTTTGCAGATCCAAAAGTGTCGTTGTACAGACAGGGAGAGTTTGTGGATCTTTGTCGAGGACCCCACATTCCAAATACGGGATACCTCAAGGCATTCAAGCTGCTGAGCGTTGCAGGGGCCTACTGGCGGGGCGACGAACACAACGCCATGCTTCAGAGGATTTACGGAACCGCCTTTCCGAATCGGGATGGGCTGAAGAGGTACTTGAATTTCCTGGCCGAAGCTCAAAAGCGGGATCATCGCCGCCTGGGAAAAGAGCTGGATCTTTTCAGCTTCAGTGAAGAGGTGGGAGCGGGGATGGTGATTTATCATCCCAAGGGGGCTCTCATTCGGCATATTCTCGAGACGTTCGAGAAAAAAGAGCACCTGCGCAGGGGGTATCATCTGGTGGTCGGACCGACGCTGCTTAAAACAGACCTTTGGAAACGCTCCGGCCATTTTGATAATTACCGTGAAAATATGTATTTTACGGAAATCGATGAGCAGTCCTATGGCATCAAGCCCATGAACTGCCTTTCGCATATGCTCATTTACAAATCCAAGATTCGCAGCTACCGGGATTTGCCCTTGCGGTATTTTGAACTGGGCACGGTTCACCGTCACGAGAAATCGGGTGTCCTTCACGGCCTTTTGCGTGTGCGGCAGTTTACTCAGGATGATGCCCATATCCTCTGTATGCCCGAACAACTCAACCGGGAAATCCAGGGCATCATCGAATTTGTTATCGAAATAATGGGGATTTTTGGGTTTGAATATGAAATGGAAATCAGCACGCGGCCCGAAAAATCCATTGGAACGGATGAAGATTGGGAGCGGGCGACGGCCGCGCTGATCGGGGCGCTCGAAGGGAAGGGCATCCCTTACGAAGTCTGCCGGGGGGAGGGAGCTTTCTACGGTCCCAAGATCGATGTGAAGCTGAAAGATGCATTGGATCGCCGCTGGCAGTGTGCTACCATTCAATGTGATTTCACTCTTCCGGAACGCTTTGATCTGAGTTATATCGGTGTGGACGGGAACCGCCATCGCCCCGTTATGCTGCACCGTGTGATCCTGGGAGCGATCGAACGGTTTTTAGGTGTTCTCATAGAACACTACGCAGGAGCTTTCCCCGTTTGGCTGGCTCCTGTTCAGGCGGTTGCGGTCACGGTCACGGACGCTCAGGTGGAATTTGCCCAAAAAGTCTGTGATGAGCTGCGCAGCGCCGGTGTGCGGGTCGATTTGGACGACCGGAACGAGAAGCTGGGTTACAAGATTCGTGAAGCTCAAATGCAAAAAGTACCTTATATGCTGGTCATAGGAGATCGGGAAGTCGCAGCCGGCGGAATTTGCCCGCGACGCCGTGATGGTACTCAAATGGAACTCATGTCTCCGCGGGATTTTGCTGCACTGCTCGAAGAGGAATGCCGCGGTCTCACGAAGGGTCGCGTGGGTTTGAGTATCATTTAG
- a CDS encoding DUF4911 domain-containing protein: protein MSGIPDKCVVRHMILPPFQIHYLRFILEAYEGIGIVTTLDPRLGLIQLRIAPGCEEEIDRILEAEKEQLQWRGVALEEDFPSQLLFEEICILEPFSSNRTPQTKASSASSP, encoded by the coding sequence TTGAGTGGGATTCCTGACAAGTGTGTTGTCCGCCACATGATTCTACCCCCTTTCCAAATCCATTATCTCCGTTTTATTCTGGAAGCTTACGAGGGGATTGGCATAGTCACCACTCTGGATCCTCGTTTGGGTCTGATACAATTGAGAATTGCTCCTGGATGCGAAGAGGAGATAGACCGGATCCTTGAAGCGGAAAAAGAACAGCTGCAATGGCGAGGGGTTGCATTGGAGGAAGATTTTCCGTCCCAGCTTCTTTTCGAGGAAATCTGCATCCTGGAACCTTTTTCCTCAAACCGAACCCCTCAGACCAAAGCATCCTCAGCATCTTCCCCTTAA
- a CDS encoding Smr/MutS family protein — protein sequence MNDEQLFAEAMKDVTPLEKVHRERVAPPSPAKRIPRFLAEEEREVYMHLMHLVSGEVEFELSYSDEYVDGAIVGLSPKVLKKLRKGEFSYQDYVDLHGCNRNQAREIVIQFVQESFAQKCRCILIVSGRGLNSKDKQPVLKKELVTWLTRAPLKRFILAFASARTYDGGAGAFYVLLRRNEGKAPFVTSVVRGREKDGM from the coding sequence ATGAATGACGAGCAGCTCTTCGCGGAGGCCATGAAGGATGTAACGCCTTTGGAAAAAGTGCACAGAGAGCGGGTCGCACCTCCATCCCCTGCAAAGCGAATTCCGCGTTTTCTGGCGGAAGAAGAACGGGAAGTCTACATGCATTTGATGCATCTGGTGTCGGGCGAGGTGGAATTCGAGCTCTCATACTCCGACGAATATGTGGATGGGGCGATTGTGGGGCTTTCTCCGAAGGTTCTCAAGAAGCTGCGTAAGGGGGAATTCAGCTACCAGGACTACGTGGATCTTCATGGCTGCAACCGGAATCAGGCTCGTGAGATCGTCATTCAGTTCGTGCAGGAGAGTTTTGCTCAAAAGTGCCGTTGTATTCTCATCGTCTCCGGGCGCGGCCTCAATTCAAAGGACAAACAACCGGTTCTGAAAAAAGAGCTGGTGACCTGGCTTACACGCGCCCCTTTGAAGCGCTTCATTCTGGCTTTTGCTTCGGCGCGAACCTATGACGGCGGTGCCGGAGCATTCTATGTGCTCCTGCGCAGGAATGAAGGAAAAGCGCCTTTTGTGACTTCGGTTGTCAGAGGGAGAGAAAAGGACGGAATGTGA
- the miaB gene encoding tRNA (N6-isopentenyl adenosine(37)-C2)-methylthiotransferase MiaB, with translation MTEPLLKTASEPRYLYVHTFGCQMNEYDSLRVQRILAAKGYLPTPDMASADVIFLNTCSVRDKAEQKVHSFLGRLKRLKVHHPSLKIILGGCVAQQLGEKLLKRFDHLDLVMGTRAISSVGEILDEIQASDKRLAYLPEEDSTAPQELFEASPFSNFTVSAPVTIMQGCNNFCTYCIVPYVRGRERSRPSREILDEINRLTSCGTREVLLLGQNVNSYGRGLQEKISFVDLLHRIEEETGVRRLRFTTSHPKDLTDELIRCFADMPVLCKYLHLPFQAGSDSILQRMNRNYTAAHYLEKIRRLREACPEIGLSSDVIVGFPGETEEDFQQTLHLLETIQYDNLFSFRYSDRPYARAAQFPHKVDEETKARRLIELQAFQAEITLRKNRAEVGAIREILVEGPSKTAPELLTGRTQQNRLVHFQGSQEQIGRLLQVRIRSASSHSLTGEPVSQARSDG, from the coding sequence ATGACAGAACCGTTACTGAAAACGGCCAGTGAGCCACGCTACTTGTATGTCCATACCTTCGGCTGCCAGATGAATGAATACGATTCCCTGCGGGTACAACGCATTCTTGCGGCCAAGGGCTATCTCCCCACGCCAGATATGGCTTCTGCGGACGTCATTTTTCTGAATACCTGTTCCGTAAGGGACAAGGCGGAGCAGAAGGTCCATTCTTTTTTGGGACGTCTGAAACGCCTTAAAGTTCATCATCCGAGTCTCAAGATCATTCTGGGCGGCTGTGTAGCCCAGCAACTGGGCGAGAAGCTCCTGAAAAGATTCGACCACCTGGATCTCGTCATGGGCACCCGTGCCATTTCTTCGGTAGGGGAAATTCTGGACGAAATTCAAGCATCGGACAAGCGGTTGGCCTATCTTCCCGAAGAAGACTCCACGGCTCCACAGGAACTCTTCGAAGCATCCCCTTTCTCCAACTTCACGGTTTCAGCCCCCGTGACCATCATGCAGGGCTGCAACAATTTCTGCACCTATTGCATCGTTCCCTATGTTCGTGGGCGGGAACGCAGTCGCCCCAGCCGGGAGATTTTGGATGAAATCAACAGGCTGACCTCCTGCGGAACGAGGGAAGTCCTCCTGCTGGGCCAAAATGTGAATTCCTACGGGCGAGGTCTCCAGGAGAAAATATCTTTTGTCGATCTGCTGCATCGCATCGAGGAAGAAACGGGCGTTCGCAGGCTTCGATTCACCACCTCCCACCCCAAGGATCTCACGGACGAGCTGATCCGCTGTTTTGCCGATATGCCCGTACTTTGCAAATACCTGCACCTGCCCTTCCAGGCAGGATCCGATTCTATCCTCCAACGCATGAACCGCAACTATACTGCGGCACATTACCTGGAAAAAATTCGGCGTCTGCGGGAAGCCTGTCCGGAAATCGGCCTATCTTCAGATGTCATCGTGGGATTTCCGGGGGAAACGGAAGAAGATTTTCAACAAACCCTTCATTTGCTGGAAACGATCCAGTATGATAATCTTTTTTCTTTCAGGTATTCGGACCGTCCCTATGCCAGGGCCGCACAGTTTCCTCATAAGGTGGATGAAGAAACCAAGGCTCGTCGATTGATAGAGCTTCAGGCGTTTCAGGCGGAGATCACGCTCCGGAAAAACAGGGCTGAAGTAGGGGCCATTCGAGAAATTCTGGTAGAAGGTCCCAGCAAAACCGCGCCGGAGCTTTTGACAGGCCGGACACAGCAAAACCGGCTTGTTCATTTCCAAGGATCGCAGGAACAGATCGGAAGGCTCCTCCAGGTCAGAATCCGTTCGGCATCTTCCCACTCACTAACGGGTGAACCGGTTTCACAGGCTCGCAGTGATGGATAG